The DNA segment TGTGAAAATCACTAACTTTGATAAGTGCTCTTTTAGAAACGGAAACACATTTGTCTGCATTTAATTTTATAACAAAAATACAACGTTGACAACCCAATTAACTTTCAAATCCTcaaaaatgtactgtatgtcaaatATAATGGATAATAAAATAAACCATAGAGCATCCAACATATAATCAATATAAATTAATAGGCACATTAATAAAAAACTTTAGTCTAAACGGTATGGTCCCTCGGTGTACCATTGACTGGGAGGTTGTGTAGTCCACAGACTTATTGTCCTAATGATCAACCATTCTTTCTGACTGGCAGTCACAACAATACGGACACACTCAATGTCAAAGGCAATCTTGTGGTCCACATCTTGAACCTCAATGTTGCCATATTTAAAGTCCCCTAACGTGATGTAGGAAGAACACTGCCTTCCTCTCTTTGTCCCCACCAGCTTCTCTCCTACTTCCAGAGCTCCATGGTGCAGGATATCGTTCTGACGATCGTACGTTCCTGTCATGATTTTTATCTTGCTGATTTGAGTTGGTTCGTGTAAGATAATGACAAAGAAGTCTCCGGTAGAGGGGTGTTTCCCCCAAAAGTATTCATCCACACTGCTATAAGCCTTGGTGGCATCATAGTTTTCAAATACATGAATGTTTGTGTATAAGCTAGCAGGAGGGTTGTCAGGGATATCAATGGAGTCTTCTTCAAAGTCATCATCCTTCAACTTGTTCTCTGCCCCTTTATATGAGGAATAGTAGCCCATGTGCTGGAACAAGGAGGGCTTGAAGCGGATCACGTCTTTCTGGGCAAGCAGGTCCCGGAAGTGAATGAGGAGCCAGTCACAGGGCATCTCCTGGTAGAACATGAGCAGGAAGTGGGCCAGGCGTGGCAGGTCTCTTGAGTGGTAGAGCTTCCCTATGTAGCCAAGCTTGGAGAACTCCAGCATCACCCAGTAGGAGCCTTCCCTAGAGGTGACCACCTTCTTCAGGGATGTCAGAAAGTTCCGTGAGCAGCGCACATCATCCTCCAGCATCATGTAGAAATCAGAGAGGTTGGTGCAGAAGTTGAGGAGAAAGGCGTAGTCCACGTTCTGCTTGGAGCGGAATCGTACCCTGTCATCTGGGTCATTGTAGTTCCTTTTTAGCCCATCCAGTGATGGATAGTACTCCTCAGGGGCATGGATCACCAAGAGATGCCCAGCGATGATGTGGTGGGCAAACTTCCTGGAGATGTCCTGCACCAGGTTTTCACACCAGGCCAGGTCAAAGTCTGCCAGGTGGACCACCACCACAATCTCTTTCAGCTCCTCATAACTGGACTGGTCAAAAATAGATTTGATCGTCTCCATGAGGTAATTCCCTCTTTTTCTTTTGACGGATGACAATCCAATGGTTAGATATTCTGTAAACACAAACATTGATATGactatataaataataataataaaaagacaAATCACTGACTTTCAGGATGAAATACATGTGTATCTACAAGTATATTAAAAGGTACATTTACTCTTTCGGGGCAGTGGGTTCCCAGCGAGGTAACGATATGTGACGTTTATGGTTCCAGAGAAATTAGTGAGGTCTCTGAAGGTGTGAATATATCTCTCAGTGTTTGAAGGATGAATTGATGTCTCTCTCAGCGGTCTTTTACCCGCCTCCTAAAAAACGACAGCATTgttactcaaatgtaaaatacaaaTATGACATCATAGGAAGGAAGATCCAGAGACAGCCTACCATCATGTATCCATCCTCCATGTAGAGATTGAagaagaggagacaggtgatCAGGACCCCCaggaaggggatggtggagcgtTTACGGAAACACCTCATCTTGTCCAGGGACTTCCACACCAGCCTCATGATGGTGACAGTCACTGGGGGAAGAGAAACAACAACATTAAAACAGAGCCTAATCAGTTAAAGCAAAGGATATCATTGATGCGCACAGATTTCCTGTAGAGCTCACTGgaagatttttatttaatccCCTAAAGCAAGTTGTTTGAACAAATTGGTCGTTTTCATTCGTaaaagactgtgtgtgtaggttgatCTACATCCCCCAAAGTCAATCCAGTTTTGttgaatgtacagtatgtctatGTGAGTGCGTACACAGAACTGCCTGTACCATGTGTTTTTTGATGTGCTTGTTTGAATTCAGCAGTGCATATATGCATATGTAAGGTATgtacagctctggaaaaaattaagagactactgcaaaattatcagtttctctggttttactgtttataggtatgtgtttgggtaaaattaacagttttgttttattctataaactactgacaacatttcccccaaattccaaataaaatattgtcatttagagcatttatttgcagaaaatgacaactggtcaaaataataaaaaaaaatatgcagtgttgtcagaccttgaataatgcaaagaaaataagttcatatttatttttaaacaacaaaatactaatgttttaacttaggaagagttcagaaatcaatatttggtggaataaccctgattttcaattACAGCTTTCATGCATTTTGGCATactctccaccagtctttcacattgatgttgagTGACTTTATACCACTCCTGgcgcaaaaattcaagcagctcggctttgtttAATGGCTTGTGACCATCCGTCTTCCTtttgatcacattccagaggtttttaatggggttcaggtctggagattgggctgcccatgacagggtcttgatctggtggtcctccatccacaccttgactgacctggctgtgtggcatggagcattgtcctgctggaaaaaccaatcctcagagttggggaacattgtcagagcagaaggaagcaagttttcttccaggacaaccttgtacgtggcttgattcatgcgtccttcacaaagacaaatctgcctaattccagccttgctgaagcacctccagatcatcaccgatcctccaccaaatGTCACAGTGGTTACGAGACactgtggcttgtaggcctctccaggtcTCGCACGCACTGTGAAACTTGGCGGAGGATCGGTGATATGCATATGTATACATGCAATgtattgtgagtgtgtgtatgtgtgttgtgcatgtgtgcatgtgtgtgcgctgAGACATACACACACTTGTACAGTGTGTTGTACGGCTCTCCATCTCCAGCCATTCCCAGTGGGCCTCTGGCAGAGCGCTAATCTGGGTCAAAGTGCAAACTTCTGAGAAGGGCCTGGGAGAGGCTCGTTTACAAATGAATCATTCCTCCCGTCCTCGTT comes from the Salvelinus namaycush isolate Seneca chromosome 21, SaNama_1.0, whole genome shotgun sequence genome and includes:
- the LOC120065888 gene encoding alpha-1,3-mannosyl-glycoprotein 4-beta-N-acetylglucosaminyltransferase C-like, whose protein sequence is MRLVWKSLDKMRCFRKRSTIPFLGVLITCLLFFNLYMEDGYMMEAGKRPLRETSIHPSNTERYIHTFRDLTNFSGTINVTYRYLAGNPLPRKKYLTIGLSSVKRKRGNYLMETIKSIFDQSSYEELKEIVVVVHLADFDLAWCENLVQDISRKFAHHIIAGHLLVIHAPEEYYPSLDGLKRNYNDPDDRVRFRSKQNVDYAFLLNFCTNLSDFYMMLEDDVRCSRNFLTSLKKVVTSREGSYWVMLEFSKLGYIGKLYHSRDLPRLAHFLLMFYQEMPCDWLLIHFRDLLAQKDVIRFKPSLFQHMGYYSSYKGAENKLKDDDFEEDSIDIPDNPPASLYTNIHVFENYDATKAYSSVDEYFWGKHPSTGDFFVIILHEPTQISKIKIMTGTYDRQNDILHHGALEVGEKLVGTKRGRQCSSYITLGDFKYGNIEVQDVDHKIAFDIECVRIVVTASQKEWLIIRTISLWTTQPPSQWYTEGPYRLD